The proteins below are encoded in one region of Girardinichthys multiradiatus isolate DD_20200921_A chromosome 19, DD_fGirMul_XY1, whole genome shotgun sequence:
- the fbxo34 gene encoding F-box only protein 34, with the protein MSLHLKVTYSINVQQMPSPTSSRYNTPLVHGWTTMEDADAALNMWAVIKQGHVREKIAIFASEGRQTDGADSSAHNSGSYLSCCGGAVIACTNSSTLTGRFRAVKAKGIWEENSSAKRRRRSLNNQNHQLDQRSHFLSKQQCDLKLKPRCTESSGGQCMETSVSAEEEQKISVVEMVAFLEHRARELEPNLKPLLNLQRSSATITLSKTTRLGIREGEEPEFVRVSEMVAKLESECLRTTESSLSRSNSLKRTVGRVLLAAGQKNFSPCQSAPQSETSSVPPVSSPSSSEALNCCKKPISLSQIVRVEPPATAAKSQEVSGETTDPPPQSEEKEPLPGLLFLSPGKLESKLCTPHFRTSFYLELSLPPASNVVSTSHRLEKNKGDKTVSPPCSATVPPRRSASVSQDFLKVRQRLQQLLAPQSYLLMLPHHLLVNMFLLLPTQSLAALKCTCSYFKFVIENYGVRPADSLWVSDPRYRDDPCKQCKKRYCPGDVSLCRWHHKLYCQALPYGPGYWMCCHDAQRDAPGCNVGLHDNRWVPSFHSINVPIYRQNYSHES; encoded by the coding sequence ATGTCACTTCATCTGAAGGTGACATACAGCATCAATGTGCAACAAATGCCCTCACCGACCAGCAGCAGGTACAACACTCCTCTCGTACATGGCTGGACCACGATGGAGGATGCTGATGCAGCTCTGAACATGTGGGCTGTTATTAAACAAGGACACGTGCGTGAGAAGATCGCCATCTTCGCTTCCGAGGGGAGGCAGACAGATGGGGCAGATAGCAGCGCACACAACTCAGGTAGCTATTTGAGCTGCTGTGGTGGAGCAGTGATTGCATGCACGAACAGCAGCACTTTGACAGGGCGGTTCCGTGCTGTGAAGGCAAAGGGAATTTGGGAAGAAAACAGCTCTGCCAAGAGGCGCCGCAGGTCCTTGAACAACCAGAACCATCAGCTGGACCAGAGGAGCCATTTCCTGAGTAAACAGCAGTGTGACCTCAAACTAAAGCCAAGGTGTACTGAGTCAAGTGGTGGACAGTGTATGGAGACATCAGTGTCAGCAGAGGAGGAGCAGAAGATTTCAGTTGTGGAGATGGTGGCTTTTTTGGAGCACAGAGCAAGGGAGCTGGAGCCAAACTTAAAACCTCTGTTAAACCTCCAGAGGAGCTCTGCTACTATTACCCTGTCCAAAACCACCCGGCTGGGGATCAGGGAGGGGGAGGAACCAGAGTTTGTCAGGGTCTCAGAAATGGTGGCTAAGTTGGAGTCAGAGTGTCTGAGGACCACTGAGAGCAGTCTTTCTCGGAGCAACAGCCTAAAGAGGACAGTGGGTAGAGTCCTTCTAGCTGCAGGGCAGAAGAACTTCAGCCCCTGCCAATCTGCACCACAGTCAGAAACATCATCAGTGCCACCAGTTTCTTCACCATCATCATCTGAAGCTCTGAACTGCTGCAAGAAACCAATCAGTTTGTCACAAATAGTCAGGGTGGAGCCCCCTGCCACAGCTGCGAAATCCCAGGAAGTTTCAGGGGAGACAACAGACCCACCCCCCCAGTCTGAGGAGAAGGAGCCACTGCCTGGCCTCCTCTTTCTTTCTCCTGGTAAGTTAGAGTCAAAACTCTGCACCCCCCATTTCAGAACAAGCTTTTATTTAGAGCTGAGCCTTCCTCCCGCTTCTAACGTTGTCAGTACCTCTCACCGGTTAGAGAAGAACAAGGGCGACAAGACTGTGAGTCCTCCTTGCTCTGCCACAGTGCCTCCTAGGCGGAGTGCTTCAGTGTCACAGGACTTCCTTAAAGTGCGCCAACggctgcagcagctgctggCACCACAGTCCTATTTGCTCATGCTTCCCCATCACCTGCTGGTGAACATGTTCCTTCTGCTGCCAACACAGAGCCTCGCTGCACTCAAGTGCACCTGCAGCTACTTCAAGTTTGTCATTGAGAACTATGGTGTGCGGCCCGCCGACTCGCTCTGGGTGTCTGACCCTCGTTACCGTGATGACCCCTGCAAACAGTGCAAAAAGCGTTACTGCCCTGGAGATGTGTCCCTTTGCCGCTGGCACCACAAGCTATACTGTCAGGCTCTGCCATATGGGCCAGGGTACTGGATGTGTTGCCATGATGCCCAGAGGGATGCACCTGGCTGCAATGTGGGTCTCCATGACAACCGCTGGGTGCCTTCATTTCACAGCATCAATGTGCCAATTTACAGGCAGAACTATAGCCATGAAAGCTGa